In Oryzias latipes chromosome 15, ASM223467v1, the following proteins share a genomic window:
- the LOC101168811 gene encoding RNA-binding protein 33 isoform X1 yields MLVPNKQLSLGRSHSWDTLGGNDGQWERHCDGVYEQQARSVGRRNSLSYGEGGGWYEAPPGVRPPDLDLKRAPYSYQDAPYGQIYTERHDPRGLRKSSVPDLNHYERTPMAHRGSIPHQDYYSHDPAMTPRPPEGFYRSDNHPQPPHPLSRSGSHFGMAPGARTVWDQGQQGRAAPQAPPSPLPPPPPPTAHELNRAYREPGPTAVTKVMQDGQQRLTSRDPSPAQYGMEHVSPRYASEPPPLTGQSVYTDVDGCQLDPQQGATCLVVDPANQGLFMRQETASPYTVHQQQQLQQQHLQQQQHLQQQQQYPQPLQPQPHPQQLQQQQLQQQQLQQQQLQQQQFQQQQLQQQQLQQQQQLQQQQLSQQIQQQQLQQQQQLQQDQLQHVQQQQALPPPPTIPASDPNLAMVSPIPPPPVAPAPVQTAAVLTTSTAPVPAAPTPAPAPPVSPLPAPLPAPSPAALQSPLPVDPKKSVDPEFLSLLRNEGLSESTISSLIQQGFDSTSMLAVMEDNDVRTVAPNLGQARVLSRCIHNYKRPIEATPAASRPQTPMRGRSNSFSYRSDVYHQQQPHHLSHSSQALTMDPQLMPPQTPGPMQSITPRMGEVIGRRPSSAPSQNLLETSGAYTGQPPRSPGPYAGAIMPVQSRPMSAYTSGVVMPGVPLQAMQVMPQHLTGSMPALPGSMHSMSGMPHQMPVSMPALQQPPQQVPKAYSTNYTVPMELMKRDRNILPLSPMHSPHPSPQLIRKGGVSSSDNALVPAGVPVQGQGTLVVNQKLTRRTGPPVIVSTMGSPDTSIRPQIMNGPMHPRPLVALLDGRDCTVEMPILKDLATVAFCDAQSTQEIHEKVLNEAVGAMMYHTITLTREDLEKFKALRIIIRIGSGYDNIDIKAAGELGIAVCNIPSAAVEEAADSTLCHILNLYRRNTWLYQALREGTRVQSVEQIREVASGAARIRGETLGLIGFGRTGQAVAIRAKAFGFNVIFYDPYLQDGLERSLGVQRVYTLQDLLYQSDCVSLHCNLNEHNHHLINDFTIKQMRQGAFLVNSARGGLVDEKALAQALKEGRIRGAALDVHESEPFSFSQGPLKDAPNLICTPHTAWYSEQASLEMREAAATEIRRAITGRIPDSLRNCVNKEFFVTTATWGMMDQQQPQVHPEINGAAYRFPPGVMGVAPGGVPGPMEGLVPGGVPIGHTLPPGTHPSQATSPNQLSKHGDPMREHMTEP; encoded by the exons ATGCTTGTCCCTAACAAACAGTTGAGTCTTGGAAGATCCCACAGTTGGGACACATTAGGAGGGAATGATGGTCAGTGGGAAAGACATTGCGACGGAGTGTATGAGCAGCAAGCAAGATCAGTAGGGCGGCGGAACTCTCTGTCATACGGAGAGGGAGGAGGGTGGTACGAAGCTCCACCAGGGGTGCGTCCCCCTGACCTGGATTTGAAACGTGCGCCGTATTCCTACCAGGACGCACCCTACGGACAAATTTACACAGAGCGACACGATCCAAGAGGGCTACGAAAGAGCTCCGTTCCTGATCTAAACCACTACGAACGAACACCCATGGCTCATCGGGGATCTATTCCACATCAGGATTATTACTCTCATGACCCAGCCATGACTCCTCGGCCACCTGAAGGCTTCTACCGGTCAGATAACCATCCTCAACCACCTCATCCTCTGAGCAGGTCAGGCTCACACTTTGGAATGGCACCTGGGGCGCGGACTGTGTGGGATCAAGGTCAACAGGGAAGAGCAGCACCTCAAGCCCCTCCATCACCTctacctcctccccctccaccaACTGCTCATGAGTTGAATCGAGCTTACAGGGAACCTGGTCCTACAGCTGTTACTAAAGTTATGCAAGATGGCCAACAGCGCTTAACATCCCGGGACCCATCACCGGCTCAATATGGGATGGAACATGTGTCTCCTCGGTATGCAAGTGAGCCTCCACCTTTGACAGGTCAGTCAGTCTATACGGATGTTGATGGCTGCCAATTGGATCCGCAGCAGGGTGCTACTTGTTTAGTAGTAGATCCTGCCAATCAAGGTTTGTTTATGAGACAAGAGACAGCCTCGCCTTATACTGTTCACCAGCAACAGCAACTGCAACAGCAACATTTACAACAACAGCAACATttacaacaacagcaacaataTCCGCAACCACTTCAACCGCAACCACATCCGCAACaactgcaacaacaacaactgcaacagcaacaactgcaacagcagcagcttcaacAGCAACAATTTCAGCAACAGCAGCTTCAGCAACAACAGCttcaacaacagcagcaacttCAGCagcaacagttgtctcaacaaATTCAACAACAGcaacttcagcagcagcagcagcttcaacaAGACCAACTGCAGCATGTGCAGCAGCAACAGGCTCTTCCACCTCCACCCACCATCCCAGCATCTGATCCTAACCTTGCAATGGTTTCTCCAATTCCTCCTCCCCCTGTTGCACCTGCTCCAGTACAGACTGCAGCGGTGCTAACAACTTCAACTGCCCCTGTACCGGCCGCCCCAACTCCAGCTCCCGCTCCACCGGTTTCTCCACTTCCTGCTCCTTTACCTGCTCCTTCCCCTGCTGCTCTTCAATCACCTTTACCCGTGGACCCCAAAAAGTCTGTTGATCCggaatttctttctttgttgcGAAATGAGGGCCTCTCAGAGAGCACTATTTCATCACTCATTCAACAGGGGTTTGACTCCACTAGTATGCTAGCTGTTATGGAGGACAACGATGTTCGCACTGTTGCACCCAACCTCGGCCAGGCTCGTGTGTTGTCTCGATGTATACACAACTACAAGCGACCCATCGAAGCTACTCCAGCCGCCTCTCGACCTCAGACACCCATGCGAGGCCGCTCCAATAGTTTTAGTTATCGCTCAGATGTTTATCACCAGCAGCAGCCCCACCATTTGTCACATTCTTCCCAGGCTCTGACTATGGATCCACAACTAATGCCCCCACAGACCCCAGGTCCCATGCAAAGTATCACCCCAAGGATGGGAGAAGTAATCGGAAGGAGGCCCAGTAGTGCCCCCTCTCAAAACCTCTTGGAGACCTCTGGGGCTTACACAGGCCAACCACCTCGTTCACCAGGACCATATGCAGGAGCCATAATGCCAGTTCAGTCGAGGCCCATGTCGGCGTACACTTCAGGGGTTGTAATGCCAGGGGTCCCTTTGCAGGCTATGCAGGTTATGCCTCAACACCTAACTGGGTCAATGCCCGCATTACCAGGATCCATGCATTCTATGTCAGGTATGCCACATCAAATGCCAGTATCTATGCCGGCTTTACAGCAGCCACCACAACAGGTTCCAAAAGCCTATTCTACCAATTACACAGTGCCCATGGAGCTAATGAAGAGGGACAGGAATATACTACCACTGTCACCCATGCATAGCCCTCACCCCAGTCCTCAACTTATACGTAAAGGTGGAGTGTCTTCGTCAGATAATGCTCTTGTCCCTGCGGGAGTACCTGTTCAAGGCCAAGGAACCTTGGTTGTTAACCAGAAGCTTACTCGACGTACAGGTCCACCAGTCATCGTGTCCACAATGGGCTCTCCTGACACAA GTATTCGGCCCCAGATTATGAATGGGCCTATGCACCCGCGCCCCCTTGTGGCGCTGCTGGATGGACGTGATTGCACTGTAGAGATGCCCATCCTCAAAGATCTGGCCACGGTGGCTTTCTGCGATGCCCAGTCCACTCAGGAGATCCACGAAAAG GTGCTGAACGAGGCCGTGGGGGCCATGATGTACCACACCATCACCTTAACCAGGGAGGATCTGGAGAAGTTCAAGGCGCTGCGCATCATCATACGCATCGGCAGCGGCTACGACAACATCGACATCAAGGCTGCCGGGGAGCTCG GCATCGCGGTCTGTAATATTCCCTCAGCGGCAGTAGAAGAAGCGGCAGACTCGACACTTTGTCACATCCTTAACTTGTACAGGAGGAACACCTGGCTGTACCAGGCCCTCCGGGAGGGCACGCGGGTCCAGAGCGTGGAGCAGATCCGGGAGGTGGCGTCTGGGGCGGCTAGGATCCGAGGAGAGACGCTGGGCCTCATCGGATTTG GCCGCACAGGTCAGGCCGTGGCCATAAGGGCCAAGGCTTTCGGTTTCAACGTCATCTTTTATGACCCCTACCTCCAGGACGGCTTGGAGCGCTCGCTGGGGGTCCAGAGAGTGTACACGCTGCAGGACCTGCTCTACCAGAGCGACTGCGTCTCCCTGCACTGCAACCTGAACGAACACAACCACCACCTCATCAATGACTTCACCATCAAACAG ATGCGTCAAGGTGCTTTTCTGGTCAACTCTGCACGAGGAGGACTGGTGGATGAGAAGGCCCTGGCTCAGGCCCTCAAAGAAGGCAGGATACGAGGAGCGGCGCTGGACGTCCACGAGTCCGAACCCTTTAG TTTTTCTCAAGGTCCCCTTAAAGATGCCCCAAACTTGATCTGCACCCCCCACACCGCCTGGTACAGCGAGCAGGCGTCGCTGGAGATGAGGGAAGCCGCCGCCACAGAAATCCGCAGAGCCATAACGG GGCGTATTCCTGACAGCCTGAGAAACTGTGTAAACAAAGAGTTCTTTGTTACCACAGCAACCTGGGGGATGATGGACCAGCAGCAGCCTCAGGTTCACCCTGAAATCAACGGGGCCGCCTACAG
- the LOC101168811 gene encoding C-terminal-binding protein 2 isoform X6 — MALVDKHKVKRQRLDRICEGIRPQIMNGPMHPRPLVALLDGRDCTVEMPILKDLATVAFCDAQSTQEIHEKVLNEAVGAMMYHTITLTREDLEKFKALRIIIRIGSGYDNIDIKAAGELGIAVCNIPSAAVEEAADSTLCHILNLYRRNTWLYQALREGTRVQSVEQIREVASGAARIRGETLGLIGFGRTGQAVAIRAKAFGFNVIFYDPYLQDGLERSLGVQRVYTLQDLLYQSDCVSLHCNLNEHNHHLINDFTIKQMRQGAFLVNSARGGLVDEKALAQALKEGRIRGAALDVHESEPFSFSQGPLKDAPNLICTPHTAWYSEQASLEMREAAATEIRRAITGRIPDSLRNCVNKEFFVTTATWGMMDQQQPQVHPEINGAAYSRVNQTMVQAIATGGMQDKLYT; from the exons ATGGCGCTGGTCGATAAACACAAAGTGAAACGACAGCGACTAGACAGGATCTGTGAGG GTATTCGGCCCCAGATTATGAATGGGCCTATGCACCCGCGCCCCCTTGTGGCGCTGCTGGATGGACGTGATTGCACTGTAGAGATGCCCATCCTCAAAGATCTGGCCACGGTGGCTTTCTGCGATGCCCAGTCCACTCAGGAGATCCACGAAAAG GTGCTGAACGAGGCCGTGGGGGCCATGATGTACCACACCATCACCTTAACCAGGGAGGATCTGGAGAAGTTCAAGGCGCTGCGCATCATCATACGCATCGGCAGCGGCTACGACAACATCGACATCAAGGCTGCCGGGGAGCTCG GCATCGCGGTCTGTAATATTCCCTCAGCGGCAGTAGAAGAAGCGGCAGACTCGACACTTTGTCACATCCTTAACTTGTACAGGAGGAACACCTGGCTGTACCAGGCCCTCCGGGAGGGCACGCGGGTCCAGAGCGTGGAGCAGATCCGGGAGGTGGCGTCTGGGGCGGCTAGGATCCGAGGAGAGACGCTGGGCCTCATCGGATTTG GCCGCACAGGTCAGGCCGTGGCCATAAGGGCCAAGGCTTTCGGTTTCAACGTCATCTTTTATGACCCCTACCTCCAGGACGGCTTGGAGCGCTCGCTGGGGGTCCAGAGAGTGTACACGCTGCAGGACCTGCTCTACCAGAGCGACTGCGTCTCCCTGCACTGCAACCTGAACGAACACAACCACCACCTCATCAATGACTTCACCATCAAACAG ATGCGTCAAGGTGCTTTTCTGGTCAACTCTGCACGAGGAGGACTGGTGGATGAGAAGGCCCTGGCTCAGGCCCTCAAAGAAGGCAGGATACGAGGAGCGGCGCTGGACGTCCACGAGTCCGAACCCTTTAG TTTTTCTCAAGGTCCCCTTAAAGATGCCCCAAACTTGATCTGCACCCCCCACACCGCCTGGTACAGCGAGCAGGCGTCGCTGGAGATGAGGGAAGCCGCCGCCACAGAAATCCGCAGAGCCATAACGG GGCGTATTCCTGACAGCCTGAGAAACTGTGTAAACAAAGAGTTCTTTGTTACCACAGCAACCTGGGGGATGATGGACCAGCAGCAGCCTCAGGTTCACCCTGAAATCAACGGGGCCGCCTACAG CCGAGTGAACCAAACCATGGTACAGGCCATAGCAACGGGGGGAATGCAGGACAAATTATATACCTAA
- the LOC101168811 gene encoding RNA-binding protein 33 isoform X2 translates to MLVPNKQLSLGRSHSWDTLGGNDGQWERHCDGVYEQQARSVGRRNSLSYGEGGGWYEAPPGVRPPDLDLKRAPYSYQDAPYGQIYTERHDPRGLRKSSVPDLNHYERTPMAHRGSIPHQDYYSHDPAMTPRPPEGFYRSDNHPQPPHPLSRSGSHFGMAPGARTVWDQGQQGRAAPQAPPSPLPPPPPPTAHELNRAYREPGPTAVTKVMQDGQQRLTSRDPSPAQYGMEHVSPRYASEPPPLTGQSVYTDVDGCQLDPQQGATCLVVDPANQGLFMRQETASPYTVHQQQQLQQQHLQQQQHLQQQQQYPQPLQPQPHPQQLQQQQLQQQQLQQQQLQQQQFQQQQLQQQQLQQQQQLQQQQLSQQIQQQQLQQQQQLQQDQLQHVQQQQALPPPPTIPASDPNLAMVSPIPPPPVAPAPVQTAAVLTTSTAPVPAAPTPAPAPPVSPLPAPLPAPSPAALQSPLPVDPKKSVDPEFLSLLRNEGLSESTISSLIQQGFDSTSMLAVMEDNDVRTVAPNLGQARVLSRCIHNYKRPIEATPAASRPQTPMRGRSNSFSYRSDVYHQQQPHHLSHSSQALTMDPQLMPPQTPGPMQSITPRMGEVIGRRPSSAPSQNLLETSGAYTGQPPRSPGPYAGAIMPVQSRPMSAYTSGVVMPGVPLQAMQVMPQHLTGSMPALPGSMHSMSGMPHQMPVSMPALQQPPQQVPKAYSTNYTVPMELMKRDRNILPLSPMHSPHPSPQLIRKGGVSSSDNALVPAGVPVQGQGTLVVNQKLTRRTGPPVIVSTMGSPDTSIRPQIMNGPMHPRPLVALLDGRDCTVEMPILKDLATVAFCDAQSTQEIHEKVLNEAVGAMMYHTITLTREDLEKFKALRIIIRIGSGYDNIDIKAAGELGIAVCNIPSAAVEEAADSTLCHILNLYRRNTWLYQALREGTRVQSVEQIREVASGAARIRGETLGLIGFGRTGQAVAIRAKAFGFNVIFYDPYLQDGLERSLGVQRVYTLQDLLYQSDCVSLHCNLNEHNHHLINDFTIKQMRQGAFLVNSARGGLVDEKALAQALKEGRIRGAALDVHESEPFSFSQGPLKDAPNLICTPHTAWYSEQASLEMREAAATEIRRAITGRIPDSLRNCVNKEFFVTTATWGMMDQQQPQVHPEINGAAYSRVNQTMVQAIATGGMQDKLYT, encoded by the exons ATGCTTGTCCCTAACAAACAGTTGAGTCTTGGAAGATCCCACAGTTGGGACACATTAGGAGGGAATGATGGTCAGTGGGAAAGACATTGCGACGGAGTGTATGAGCAGCAAGCAAGATCAGTAGGGCGGCGGAACTCTCTGTCATACGGAGAGGGAGGAGGGTGGTACGAAGCTCCACCAGGGGTGCGTCCCCCTGACCTGGATTTGAAACGTGCGCCGTATTCCTACCAGGACGCACCCTACGGACAAATTTACACAGAGCGACACGATCCAAGAGGGCTACGAAAGAGCTCCGTTCCTGATCTAAACCACTACGAACGAACACCCATGGCTCATCGGGGATCTATTCCACATCAGGATTATTACTCTCATGACCCAGCCATGACTCCTCGGCCACCTGAAGGCTTCTACCGGTCAGATAACCATCCTCAACCACCTCATCCTCTGAGCAGGTCAGGCTCACACTTTGGAATGGCACCTGGGGCGCGGACTGTGTGGGATCAAGGTCAACAGGGAAGAGCAGCACCTCAAGCCCCTCCATCACCTctacctcctccccctccaccaACTGCTCATGAGTTGAATCGAGCTTACAGGGAACCTGGTCCTACAGCTGTTACTAAAGTTATGCAAGATGGCCAACAGCGCTTAACATCCCGGGACCCATCACCGGCTCAATATGGGATGGAACATGTGTCTCCTCGGTATGCAAGTGAGCCTCCACCTTTGACAGGTCAGTCAGTCTATACGGATGTTGATGGCTGCCAATTGGATCCGCAGCAGGGTGCTACTTGTTTAGTAGTAGATCCTGCCAATCAAGGTTTGTTTATGAGACAAGAGACAGCCTCGCCTTATACTGTTCACCAGCAACAGCAACTGCAACAGCAACATTTACAACAACAGCAACATttacaacaacagcaacaataTCCGCAACCACTTCAACCGCAACCACATCCGCAACaactgcaacaacaacaactgcaacagcaacaactgcaacagcagcagcttcaacAGCAACAATTTCAGCAACAGCAGCTTCAGCAACAACAGCttcaacaacagcagcaacttCAGCagcaacagttgtctcaacaaATTCAACAACAGcaacttcagcagcagcagcagcttcaacaAGACCAACTGCAGCATGTGCAGCAGCAACAGGCTCTTCCACCTCCACCCACCATCCCAGCATCTGATCCTAACCTTGCAATGGTTTCTCCAATTCCTCCTCCCCCTGTTGCACCTGCTCCAGTACAGACTGCAGCGGTGCTAACAACTTCAACTGCCCCTGTACCGGCCGCCCCAACTCCAGCTCCCGCTCCACCGGTTTCTCCACTTCCTGCTCCTTTACCTGCTCCTTCCCCTGCTGCTCTTCAATCACCTTTACCCGTGGACCCCAAAAAGTCTGTTGATCCggaatttctttctttgttgcGAAATGAGGGCCTCTCAGAGAGCACTATTTCATCACTCATTCAACAGGGGTTTGACTCCACTAGTATGCTAGCTGTTATGGAGGACAACGATGTTCGCACTGTTGCACCCAACCTCGGCCAGGCTCGTGTGTTGTCTCGATGTATACACAACTACAAGCGACCCATCGAAGCTACTCCAGCCGCCTCTCGACCTCAGACACCCATGCGAGGCCGCTCCAATAGTTTTAGTTATCGCTCAGATGTTTATCACCAGCAGCAGCCCCACCATTTGTCACATTCTTCCCAGGCTCTGACTATGGATCCACAACTAATGCCCCCACAGACCCCAGGTCCCATGCAAAGTATCACCCCAAGGATGGGAGAAGTAATCGGAAGGAGGCCCAGTAGTGCCCCCTCTCAAAACCTCTTGGAGACCTCTGGGGCTTACACAGGCCAACCACCTCGTTCACCAGGACCATATGCAGGAGCCATAATGCCAGTTCAGTCGAGGCCCATGTCGGCGTACACTTCAGGGGTTGTAATGCCAGGGGTCCCTTTGCAGGCTATGCAGGTTATGCCTCAACACCTAACTGGGTCAATGCCCGCATTACCAGGATCCATGCATTCTATGTCAGGTATGCCACATCAAATGCCAGTATCTATGCCGGCTTTACAGCAGCCACCACAACAGGTTCCAAAAGCCTATTCTACCAATTACACAGTGCCCATGGAGCTAATGAAGAGGGACAGGAATATACTACCACTGTCACCCATGCATAGCCCTCACCCCAGTCCTCAACTTATACGTAAAGGTGGAGTGTCTTCGTCAGATAATGCTCTTGTCCCTGCGGGAGTACCTGTTCAAGGCCAAGGAACCTTGGTTGTTAACCAGAAGCTTACTCGACGTACAGGTCCACCAGTCATCGTGTCCACAATGGGCTCTCCTGACACAA GTATTCGGCCCCAGATTATGAATGGGCCTATGCACCCGCGCCCCCTTGTGGCGCTGCTGGATGGACGTGATTGCACTGTAGAGATGCCCATCCTCAAAGATCTGGCCACGGTGGCTTTCTGCGATGCCCAGTCCACTCAGGAGATCCACGAAAAG GTGCTGAACGAGGCCGTGGGGGCCATGATGTACCACACCATCACCTTAACCAGGGAGGATCTGGAGAAGTTCAAGGCGCTGCGCATCATCATACGCATCGGCAGCGGCTACGACAACATCGACATCAAGGCTGCCGGGGAGCTCG GCATCGCGGTCTGTAATATTCCCTCAGCGGCAGTAGAAGAAGCGGCAGACTCGACACTTTGTCACATCCTTAACTTGTACAGGAGGAACACCTGGCTGTACCAGGCCCTCCGGGAGGGCACGCGGGTCCAGAGCGTGGAGCAGATCCGGGAGGTGGCGTCTGGGGCGGCTAGGATCCGAGGAGAGACGCTGGGCCTCATCGGATTTG GCCGCACAGGTCAGGCCGTGGCCATAAGGGCCAAGGCTTTCGGTTTCAACGTCATCTTTTATGACCCCTACCTCCAGGACGGCTTGGAGCGCTCGCTGGGGGTCCAGAGAGTGTACACGCTGCAGGACCTGCTCTACCAGAGCGACTGCGTCTCCCTGCACTGCAACCTGAACGAACACAACCACCACCTCATCAATGACTTCACCATCAAACAG ATGCGTCAAGGTGCTTTTCTGGTCAACTCTGCACGAGGAGGACTGGTGGATGAGAAGGCCCTGGCTCAGGCCCTCAAAGAAGGCAGGATACGAGGAGCGGCGCTGGACGTCCACGAGTCCGAACCCTTTAG TTTTTCTCAAGGTCCCCTTAAAGATGCCCCAAACTTGATCTGCACCCCCCACACCGCCTGGTACAGCGAGCAGGCGTCGCTGGAGATGAGGGAAGCCGCCGCCACAGAAATCCGCAGAGCCATAACGG GGCGTATTCCTGACAGCCTGAGAAACTGTGTAAACAAAGAGTTCTTTGTTACCACAGCAACCTGGGGGATGATGGACCAGCAGCAGCCTCAGGTTCACCCTGAAATCAACGGGGCCGCCTACAG CCGAGTGAACCAAACCATGGTACAGGCCATAGCAACGGGGGGAATGCAGGACAAATTATATACCTAA